In one Vibrio sp. CB1-14 genomic region, the following are encoded:
- the putA gene encoding bifunctional proline dehydrogenase/L-glutamate gamma-semialdehyde dehydrogenase PutA → MFTATDVLKTEFVEQPLAKLWSLISPLYMVDESQWLKQLLPLATPQGEEAQRIPQNTTQLIEAIRADKNAIQMIDALLLEYSLDTQEGILLMCLAEALMRIPDSATADALIRDKLSVADWKSHLKNSDSVFVNASTWGLMLTGKVVGLPDSQSQSPAKAVNRLVNKFSEPVIRKAMYQAMKVMGHQFVLGRNIGEAQKNGKKMRDRGFTYSFDMLGEAALTKADGDKYFKDYLMAIEAVGSDQYGLDTSPAPSVSIKLSALHPRYEVANEERVLTELCETLTQLLTRARELNVAITIDAEEADRLELSLKLFEKVYRSDVAKGWGKFGLVIQAYSKRALPVLVWVNAMAKQQGDLIPLRLVKGAYWDSEIKWSQQAGYDNYPVYTRKEATDVAYLACARFLLSDNVRGNIFPQFASHNAHTVTAIATMAQHTDYEFQRLHGMGDSLYDHVMDTYKQPVRIYAPVGSHKDLLPYLVRRLLENGANSSFVHRLVDARCPVESLTVHPVDALNANDTLHNDNIELPPSIFSDRKNSIGVNVDIESEVKEYEHKVDVFRSKQWLGAPIINGQSQYESMIKAGAAIDTITAPYDRRIVVGQVAMANLDHVSEAIKVAEEGFVSWSTLPYAERSQCLLNLADKLEDNLHELVAICHQEAGKTIHDSIDEVREAVDFCRYYAKQPHIFKTQSVLGFDGQSKSMTRGGRGVFVCISPWNFPLAIFLGQVTAALVAGNTVVAKPAEQTSLIAVRAVELMLEAGFPASAIQLITGRGADVGHALTSHSAIAGVAFTGSTPTAQRINSTLAARQVAPVPFIAETGGQNAMIVDSTALPEQVVRDVVRSAFASAGQRCSALRVLYIQEDIAERVINLIQGAMDELKVGLPYLHSTDVGPVIDANAKQKLLAHIEAMTKQGKKVAQLSLDDECAEGDFVPPCAFEISDISVLTEEHFGPILHIVRFKASELPKVVDSINATGFGLTLGVHSRNESTYEWIEKHVRVGNCYINRDQVGAVVGVQPFGGQGLSGTGPKAGGPHYLYRFTDVVNDTASISK, encoded by the coding sequence ATGTTTACAGCAACAGATGTGCTAAAAACGGAGTTTGTCGAGCAGCCGCTTGCGAAGCTCTGGTCACTGATCTCTCCACTCTATATGGTGGATGAGTCTCAATGGTTGAAACAGCTTTTACCTCTGGCAACACCGCAAGGTGAGGAAGCCCAGCGGATCCCACAGAACACCACTCAGCTCATTGAAGCCATTCGTGCTGACAAAAATGCGATTCAGATGATTGATGCCTTGCTGCTTGAGTACAGTTTAGATACTCAAGAAGGCATTTTGCTGATGTGTCTTGCGGAAGCCTTGATGCGTATTCCTGATTCTGCGACGGCAGATGCGCTTATCCGCGACAAGCTCAGTGTGGCTGACTGGAAGTCACACCTTAAGAATTCTGACTCTGTGTTTGTCAATGCCTCAACTTGGGGCTTGATGCTGACGGGTAAAGTGGTGGGTCTACCAGATTCACAATCGCAAAGCCCAGCAAAAGCGGTGAACCGTTTAGTAAATAAATTCTCTGAACCTGTGATTCGCAAAGCCATGTATCAGGCAATGAAGGTCATGGGGCATCAGTTTGTATTAGGCCGTAACATTGGTGAAGCTCAAAAGAACGGTAAGAAAATGCGTGACCGTGGCTTTACCTATTCGTTTGATATGTTGGGTGAAGCAGCGCTAACCAAAGCTGATGGCGATAAGTACTTCAAAGATTACCTAATGGCAATTGAGGCGGTTGGTAGTGATCAATATGGTTTAGATACCAGTCCTGCGCCATCGGTTTCTATTAAGCTTTCTGCTTTGCATCCTCGTTATGAAGTCGCGAACGAAGAACGCGTACTGACTGAGTTATGCGAGACGCTGACTCAGCTACTGACTCGCGCTCGTGAACTCAATGTTGCCATTACTATTGATGCGGAAGAAGCTGACCGTCTTGAGCTTTCTCTCAAGCTTTTTGAAAAGGTTTACCGCAGCGATGTTGCGAAAGGTTGGGGTAAGTTTGGTCTGGTAATTCAGGCGTATTCTAAACGTGCACTGCCTGTGTTGGTTTGGGTCAATGCAATGGCGAAACAACAGGGCGATTTGATCCCGCTTCGTCTTGTGAAAGGCGCTTATTGGGACAGTGAGATCAAGTGGTCTCAGCAAGCGGGTTACGATAACTACCCTGTCTATACGCGTAAAGAAGCGACTGACGTGGCATACCTAGCCTGTGCTCGCTTCCTACTGAGTGACAATGTACGTGGAAACATCTTCCCGCAGTTTGCTAGCCACAATGCGCACACGGTGACTGCGATTGCGACTATGGCGCAGCACACCGATTACGAATTCCAACGCCTGCATGGTATGGGTGATTCCCTGTATGACCATGTGATGGATACCTATAAGCAACCGGTTCGAATCTATGCACCGGTGGGTAGCCACAAAGATCTGTTGCCATATTTGGTACGCCGACTGCTAGAGAATGGCGCGAATAGCAGCTTTGTACATCGTTTGGTGGATGCTCGTTGCCCTGTTGAGAGTCTGACGGTTCACCCTGTCGATGCACTCAACGCTAACGACACCCTGCATAACGACAATATTGAACTGCCACCGTCTATCTTTAGCGATCGCAAAAACTCGATTGGCGTTAACGTTGATATCGAGAGCGAAGTGAAAGAGTACGAACACAAAGTGGACGTATTTCGTAGCAAGCAGTGGCTGGGTGCGCCAATCATCAATGGACAGTCCCAATACGAAAGCATGATCAAAGCAGGCGCTGCGATAGATACGATTACTGCACCTTATGATCGTCGAATCGTCGTTGGTCAGGTCGCTATGGCGAACCTTGATCATGTTTCCGAAGCTATCAAGGTTGCTGAGGAAGGATTCGTATCTTGGTCAACGCTTCCTTATGCCGAACGTAGTCAGTGCTTACTAAACCTGGCAGACAAGCTAGAAGATAACCTGCATGAGCTGGTGGCAATTTGTCATCAAGAGGCTGGAAAAACTATTCACGATAGTATTGATGAAGTGCGCGAAGCGGTCGATTTCTGTCGTTACTATGCAAAACAACCACACATCTTCAAGACACAATCGGTACTGGGTTTCGATGGTCAGTCTAAGTCGATGACTCGCGGTGGGCGCGGTGTGTTTGTCTGTATTAGCCCATGGAACTTCCCACTGGCGATTTTCCTTGGTCAAGTGACCGCAGCTTTGGTTGCTGGTAATACCGTAGTTGCTAAACCAGCAGAACAAACTTCTCTAATTGCTGTACGTGCGGTTGAGCTGATGCTTGAAGCAGGTTTCCCTGCAAGCGCTATTCAGCTCATTACTGGTCGTGGTGCGGATGTGGGTCATGCTCTAACCTCTCACAGCGCGATTGCAGGTGTTGCTTTTACCGGCTCGACACCAACAGCGCAGCGCATCAATAGCACCTTGGCCGCACGCCAAGTGGCACCCGTGCCATTTATCGCTGAAACCGGCGGTCAAAATGCAATGATTGTGGACTCTACTGCTCTCCCTGAGCAGGTGGTGCGTGATGTGGTTCGCTCAGCGTTTGCGTCGGCGGGTCAGCGCTGTAGTGCTCTGCGCGTATTGTACATTCAAGAAGATATCGCCGAGCGCGTGATTAATCTGATTCAAGGTGCAATGGATGAGCTAAAAGTTGGCTTGCCATACCTGCATTCGACCGATGTTGGCCCTGTGATTGATGCCAACGCGAAGCAAAAGCTTCTTGCTCATATTGAAGCTATGACTAAACAAGGCAAGAAAGTGGCCCAGCTATCTCTTGATGATGAATGTGCTGAGGGCGATTTTGTACCGCCATGTGCGTTTGAAATCTCTGATATCTCGGTACTGACTGAAGAGCACTTTGGTCCAATTTTGCACATAGTGCGCTTTAAAGCGTCTGAACTGCCGAAAGTTGTCGACAGTATTAATGCGACAGGCTTTGGCCTAACTCTTGGCGTACATAGCCGCAATGAGTCTACTTACGAATGGATTGAGAAACACGTTCGTGTTGGTAACTGCTACATCAACCGTGACCAAGTCGGTGCCGTAGTCGGTGTTCAACCGTTTGGTGGACAAGGGCTGTCGGGCACAGGTCCAAAAGCAGGTGGCCCTCACTATCTGTATCGTTTTACTGATGTCGTTAACGACACCGCTTCCATTTCAAAGTAA
- a CDS encoding 1-pyrroline-5-carboxylate dehydrogenase encodes MVNNATIFSDVLSAWESWNITDFAEQRECLLSVQRNMAELNATLASVMAFHVQQANILLANPHVMPGPTGETNELYAAGRGVALVVLESIEAQAKIAAVAQITAALIAGNGVIVCSGNEKFNQILISAVERSQLPSNLVQIVALEEATTFIDFDVRVVGLVGSEETQWQVNHQLANRDGAIGLLVSETDLASLPTSHDPNLVLRFITERTRTINITAVGGNATLLELGS; translated from the coding sequence ATGGTTAATAACGCAACAATTTTCTCTGATGTTTTGAGTGCATGGGAGAGCTGGAATATCACCGATTTTGCTGAGCAACGTGAGTGCTTACTTTCTGTTCAGCGCAACATGGCAGAGCTAAATGCGACGCTGGCAAGCGTGATGGCGTTTCACGTTCAACAAGCCAATATCCTGCTGGCTAACCCGCATGTGATGCCAGGACCAACAGGTGAAACCAATGAGCTTTACGCGGCAGGTCGTGGTGTGGCCTTGGTCGTGCTTGAGAGCATCGAAGCGCAAGCAAAAATAGCGGCGGTTGCTCAGATAACAGCAGCGCTGATTGCTGGCAATGGCGTCATTGTTTGCTCTGGTAATGAGAAGTTTAATCAAATTTTAATTTCGGCAGTCGAGCGTTCTCAATTGCCGTCTAACCTAGTCCAGATTGTCGCTTTAGAAGAAGCCACTACCTTCATCGACTTCGATGTTCGTGTCGTCGGTCTTGTAGGCTCTGAAGAAACACAATGGCAGGTTAACCATCAACTGGCTAATCGCGATGGAGCGATAGGTCTTTTGGTATCTGAAACGGATCTGGCGTCACTTCCAACGTCGCACGATCCGAATCTAGTGTTGAGGTTCATAACGGAAAGAACAAGAACCATCAACATCACAGCAGTGGGGGGCAACGCTACTTTGCTTGAACTTGGTAGCTAG
- the putP gene encoding sodium/proline symporter PutP: MIQNSFAITTTFIAYLAMMLAIGVIAYKRTASSSDYFLGGRSLGPWPAALSAGASDMSGWLLLGLPGYAYAAGIEAFWLAGGLLVGTWLNWLICAKRLRTYSITTDALTLPEYLSRRFNDNSKVIQVVSAFFILLFFLFYTSSGLVAGGKLFETVFGLDYTIAVIIGTVCVVSYTLFGGFLAVSWTDLVQGLLMAAALMIVPVIGMQGGLGQLTADLKAINPELLTLWNDAKGQPLSAVAIISLVAWGLGYFGQPHILARFKASRSNKDLTTARRIAVIWSGLSMIGALLVGVVGLVYITNTGGDVLADGEKIFMLLVNALFHPVIAGILLAAILAAIMSTADSQLLVSSSALAEDFYKQVINKDATSEQVVMVGRVGVVLLSVIALVLAMTPDSSVLGLVSYAWAGFGAAFGPAILLSLYWAGMNRNGAIAGIIVGGVTIVVWKQLSGGIFDIYEIVPGFILSWISIMVVSSMTGGPDKAVQAQHATFEKNLVELD, from the coding sequence ATGATTCAAAATAGCTTCGCTATTACGACAACTTTTATCGCTTACTTGGCGATGATGCTTGCTATCGGCGTGATCGCTTATAAGCGCACGGCGAGTTCAAGCGACTACTTTCTTGGTGGACGCTCTTTAGGCCCTTGGCCTGCGGCGCTATCTGCTGGTGCATCAGACATGAGTGGATGGCTGCTACTTGGTTTGCCGGGCTACGCCTATGCAGCGGGTATTGAGGCATTTTGGTTAGCGGGTGGCCTATTGGTGGGTACTTGGCTTAACTGGCTTATCTGCGCGAAACGACTACGTACTTACAGTATTACGACTGACGCTCTGACTCTTCCTGAATACTTATCTCGTCGTTTTAACGACAACTCTAAGGTTATTCAGGTTGTATCTGCGTTCTTCATTTTGCTTTTCTTCCTTTTCTATACCAGTTCTGGTCTAGTGGCAGGCGGTAAACTGTTTGAAACGGTATTTGGTTTGGACTACACCATCGCAGTTATCATCGGTACTGTGTGTGTTGTGTCTTACACGCTATTTGGTGGCTTCCTTGCGGTATCTTGGACTGACTTAGTTCAAGGCCTACTAATGGCAGCAGCGCTAATGATTGTACCGGTGATCGGTATGCAAGGTGGTCTTGGTCAGCTAACGGCAGACCTCAAAGCGATTAACCCTGAACTGCTGACACTTTGGAATGACGCGAAAGGTCAGCCTTTGTCTGCAGTTGCCATCATTTCATTGGTCGCATGGGGCTTAGGTTACTTTGGCCAGCCACACATTTTGGCGCGTTTTAAAGCATCACGTAGCAACAAAGATCTAACGACGGCGCGCCGCATTGCGGTCATTTGGTCTGGCCTTTCTATGATTGGTGCATTGCTAGTGGGCGTGGTTGGTCTTGTATACATCACTAATACCGGCGGTGACGTTCTAGCAGATGGTGAGAAGATCTTCATGCTGCTTGTGAACGCGCTATTCCATCCTGTGATTGCGGGTATCTTGCTTGCGGCAATTTTAGCAGCAATCATGAGTACGGCGGATTCACAGCTATTGGTGTCATCTTCAGCATTGGCAGAAGATTTCTACAAGCAAGTCATCAACAAAGATGCGACTTCTGAGCAAGTTGTGATGGTTGGTCGTGTTGGTGTTGTTTTGCTATCTGTTATCGCGCTGGTGCTTGCCATGACGCCAGACAGTTCGGTGCTTGGTCTAGTCTCTTACGCTTGGGCAGGCTTTGGTGCGGCGTTTGGTCCTGCAATCCTACTTAGCCTTTACTGGGCAGGTATGAACCGTAATGGTGCTATCGCAGGTATCATCGTTGGTGGTGTGACCATCGTTGTATGGAAGCAGCTTTCTGGCGGTATCTTTGATATCTACGAAATCGTCCCTGGATTCATTCTATCTTGGATTTCAATCATGGTAGTGAGCTCAATGACGGGCGGCCCTGATAAAGCGGTTCAGGCGCAACATGCGACGTTTGAGAAGAACTTGGTTGAGTTAGACTAA
- a CDS encoding MurR/RpiR family transcriptional regulator, with protein sequence MNSKTLTFQSKLRALFEQLLVDEGSQLTKKELRAVDFYLKSPEHIGLSGKDVAREIKVHPSTLVRLAQKLGFKGHPELKRYLIKTTQSFEDARERHLHTNNQMIGNVLHATIAQEIEHLKLITSTLTQQQLDQVCHLILNAKRVYVNGQDNTEGFAEHFTRRLMRSGIDAKEVSMSRSKLAERFSLSEKNDVLILIFNNELSDNTKRLISLGRSLDMQIIGISDLSSMVVPDDVYLIRIYRGETKGTKSVSPSLVVSNAIIRNLTALSPNRTLQGLKRFELIRANVDALLR encoded by the coding sequence ATGAATTCTAAGACACTGACATTTCAATCAAAATTACGTGCGTTATTTGAGCAACTCCTTGTAGATGAGGGCTCTCAACTAACCAAAAAAGAGCTTCGGGCTGTCGACTTTTACCTAAAAAGCCCCGAACACATAGGTCTCTCAGGCAAAGACGTTGCCCGGGAAATAAAGGTTCACCCATCCACTTTGGTTCGACTGGCGCAAAAACTCGGATTCAAAGGTCATCCTGAGCTTAAGCGCTATTTAATTAAGACCACTCAATCTTTTGAAGATGCGAGAGAAAGGCATCTACACACTAACAATCAGATGATTGGCAATGTTCTACACGCCACTATCGCCCAAGAAATTGAACACCTAAAGTTAATCACCAGCACACTCACCCAGCAACAACTGGATCAGGTGTGTCATCTGATCCTCAATGCCAAACGAGTCTACGTAAACGGACAAGACAATACCGAGGGGTTTGCAGAGCACTTTACGAGGCGACTGATGCGATCCGGTATTGATGCCAAAGAGGTATCAATGAGTCGATCAAAGCTCGCGGAGCGTTTTTCCCTTTCTGAGAAAAATGATGTGCTTATCTTAATTTTCAACAACGAGCTCAGTGACAACACCAAGCGCCTTATCTCCCTCGGAAGGAGTCTGGACATGCAAATTATTGGCATCAGCGATCTGAGTTCTATGGTTGTCCCAGATGATGTGTATTTGATACGGATCTATCGTGGAGAGACTAAGGGGACAAAATCGGTCAGTCCATCACTAGTCGTTAGCAATGCGATTATCCGCAATCTAACAGCTCTGTCGCCAAATCGAACTCTTCAAGGACTGAAACGATTTGAACTCATTCGTGCTAACGTTGATGCGCTGCTCCGCTAA